TAGGATCAAAGAACTCATCCTTAGCTTTATGATCTGAAGGTAGTGATGAGAGCTTTCCCGTTGTTGGAGATAGCTGCGCTTACAAGTCATAAGATGGATTAAAAATGGATCTGTGAAAGGGAAGACAATAATGAAATGTTTGAGAAGTTACCAAAGGGTTTGGGAGGAAGACAGGAGACTCTAGCAGAGTTGCAGGGCTAACACCAGGAGAAGAGATGTTTAAAGACCAAAGATTACTCTCTATGTTTATACTCGGTATATTAAACCCGGCTCTAGCAGCAATCCTTTCACTAAGACCACCTCCTGAGTAACTAGATCTCTCTTGAAAGTTGGTTTGAAGAAAATCTTTGTTCTTAACGTCTTCTTCTAAAGAAGTCTCTCTATCGAGTTCTGCTTTGGATCTCTTCTTGTGGTTAGTGCTACAGTCTACCCATTCTCCCATTACAGCAAAGGTATCACTAAAACCAGTCATTACAAACACAAGATTCAGCTTCAACTTTGGGCTTAACCTGAAATGTGATAATGATATACCTCAAAATCAGCAGAGAGCTCACATAGTAATAAGACAACATGATAAATCATGAGAAAAATATACAACATTAGAATGGTCACCATTACCTGATTTGTTAACGGATCAAAAGTAATCTCAGAAAATGAACAAGATGAAACCTTATGTGAGAACTGAACTCTCTTTCTTTCTTGATCATCAGTGCCCCTCAACACAATGAAAGTGTATGTGGGCAAAAGGTTTTCAAGAGATAAAACAGCTTGGATAGATAAATTTTCTCCTTGACTTTCTCACAATCCCAACAAAAGTTCAAAAATTTGTACAACGTATTCCTTTAAAATTCACTAACAGTTTAACTATTTTTAGAAATGTAAAATTTTTGTGGTTTAGAAAAAAAGCAAAAAATATACACAACATTTAGTTCACTTAAATAGTTTTTTTTTTTGTCGTCTTTCACGTAAATAGTTAAATGGCCAAACTCGCCATAGTGCTTGTGTTTTACACTACCGGCGTAACAGGGCATTCGCGAGCCCGCGTGGATATTATTTCATTTTTATAAATTAATATTTATTTCTCATGATTAGTACTATATATTTTAGATTATAATATAATTAATTGTATTCAAAAGATCAAGACTGAATCGGGTAATATAGTTATTTTTAGTACAAATATTCTAAACTCGTTTCAGATACATTGGTTATTTTGATATTTTTTCTATGTTCCTATACATCAGAACCGAACCATCTAAACCCGAGAAGACCCAACTCGAAACTCACATATAAATTTATAATATCCAAGCCGGGCATATCTGAATTGGTACCCGAGTGTTCATGCCTAACTGATTCTGTAAACAAATAAAAAAACTATTTTTATGTGTTTGACTAAATTAAGTGAAATAGAAAAAAGTTTTTTATTTAGTAAAATAGTTATATTGTGTGAAAAATTAAGTGACAATATATATATGTAATACATTTTATTATTTTGATTTAAGTTATTATTTTGTTCACATAAACTATATCTTTGAATATGTGTTTGGCTACATAATTTGTCACCGATTGAAATTAAGATAAAAATAGTAAAATAGACTAGACTGAACTTTTATCCATTTGCAAAACCCGATTATTTTACATTTCTATTTTATAATTGGTACAAATTAATGTTGATTAGCTAATAAATAAAAATCTGCAATATTATTATTATTATAATATAATTAATGATATGATGTATTGTTAAAATAATCTATAATATAATGAGGCAGTTGTCTCATTCCTGTGCTGCCACGTCAGCGGTCTGTGGGTCTCATTTTTAAAAAGTGTGAAAAAAGTGTCAAGTCTGTGGCTTGAACCGGGTTATTGAGATATAAACACCAACATTTATACCACTAAACTAAAGGATACTTTGTACATTGAAGGCCAAAACTAATATATATGTATGAAAGGAGAGTTTACTCTCTCCTTAAGGTGTACATGTATGCATTTTATAAAGATTGCGGGGTCCATGATTCTCGGTTTGGTTTAGTAATTTTGTTCTCGCGTTTGGTTTTTAAACTATATGGTACTAGGGTCGGCCCGCTCTATGGGCGGGAAGTTATTAAAAAACTATTTTATATGAATTTATAATAGTTTTATGAAGCATTTTAAGAAAATTGTAGATTGAAAACGATATTATAAAAAACAAAAAATAAATAGAATTTAGCCAATTTAAAAAAAAATGGAGATCATGTTGTTATTTTGAATAAATATTTTTGGATTGAATTAAAAACAGTTATCTTCATTATTCTATTGAAGAAAAATCTAATATAAGCCTTAGTGATGTATCCACTCTCATCCCGACTATCTCTTCACCTAGCAAATGCCTAAAGTCAGAAGAGTTAAGTTGCCGGAGACGTGGATTAAGCATTCACTTTTCAAGATGTGTAATGAATAACGCTATGTACTGTTGTGAATGTTGTAAGATCTCTACTCTTGATTTGAGCTTCAAGTAGTCCTCGTACTTCTCCAGTCACTTTGAAAAAAATTAAGGACAATCTTGAAGTTGAGATTAATCTTTGACAATTCATATCTATATACAGAGTGAGGGAAATACATGCAAATTTTAGCTGATTGATTTGGATCCATTGTTGCATAACTATATCCTCTAATTCATACAAACAAATTATTAACAGAATCCCAATGCATGTCTACCAACGTCACTGATCATATCATTGCAAATCATCCAAAAGCCTCAGAAGTCATTAATCATAAATACATGATTTATATCGTTATTGTGTAAACATATTTGATGCTCAGAAGCTCAAAAGAAGAAGAAATGTATAGTCATAATTCATGAGAAAAGCATCCAGATTTGGTTCATTGACATCTCATTGTGTCTCTTGGTTCTTCCTTGTGAAAAGCCCATGTATGGAAAATATTTGATTAATTACCTTTAAGAATCGTGAACGATGCCAATATCTAGAGATCAAATAACATCAAGCAACCTATGAAGTTAAGGGAAGTGAATGAATTCTTGGAAACACTTGGGCTGAAATAGAAAATAGCATAAACAATATTTAGATAGCATAAATAAGTGTATTGTTTCCTTGTTTTGATCATAGCTAAACTTATTTAAGCAGATCCGACCAGAAGATATATAAAAATGCTCCATCTTACTTACTTGCTTCGTGTCTATATCTCGACTTCTCCGTCACGCTCTTCATCTCAATATCTCTGTCACTTACTCTGTTGCTCTCCATCTCGTTCTCTCTGTTTCTTACTCCAGCGCTCTCCCTGTCGATTTATCAGAAGTGAGAGACGAGTGGTTCAGAAATAAGCCAACAAAAACAGTCAAACCAGAAGGCTCCGTAAATCAGAATTATAAAGGAGAGGAAAGTTTAGAATCGATTTGGATCATCACTTGCTGTTTATAAAATGAATAAAGAAGAAGACTGGAGAGAGTGTGACGTTCAAGCTGTTTGATTGACGCAATTAAAAAAAAAAAAAAAACAACGTGGAATTACTAAGAAAGAGACGAAGTGCGAAAGGGGAAAAATTGGTGTGAAGGAGACGAAAGAACAAACCTATTTTTGCAAAAAGAAATCAACTTAAACCAATCCTTCGTTCCCTTTATCGTACAAAAACAAATAAAAAAATTCCAGCTCTTAAAAACTCACCATGTCTGAGAGCCTATCACCTCCCATGTGAGAGCTTGAACTGAAGCAATCGACTTT
This sequence is a window from Brassica oleracea var. oleracea cultivar TO1000 chromosome C1, BOL, whole genome shotgun sequence. Protein-coding genes within it:
- the LOC106301623 gene encoding uncharacterized protein LOC106301623; translated protein: MGQAGASTEQAELMDQVTGISRWIAMEQVTESVMREIAKSIASVQALTWEVIGSQTWESAGVRNRENEMESNRVSDRDIEMKSVTEKSRYRHEATQVFPRIHSLPLTS